The Nocardioides sp. S5 genome includes a window with the following:
- a CDS encoding GntP family permease, translated as MTPVYGSGTLLLIAALAVAVLLVLIIVLRMHAFVALVLVSMGTAVAAGVPLADVPSVAIAAFGSTLGAVALLVGLGVMIGRLLEVTGGAQVLADTLISRFGEKRAPLALGIAALLFGLPIFFDAGLVVFLPIIFSVAKRFGGSVLMYALPAAGAFAAMHAIVPPHPGPVTAATEIGASIGLTLLVGVVAAVVAWFVGVYAVTIGWLGKVHVPVDDSVLTGGREVDEGTRPGFAHVLGILLLPVLLIAGNTILTTLRTNGTIAEDGGVADFFIFIGQTPIALLIALLVATYTLAIRRHSRAEVEGLLNDALGPICAIILITGAGGMFGGVLRYSGIGEALSDSLADLGLPLIVSAFVIATILRVAQGSATVALTTTAGLLSAAVAEADPSSLQLVALVLAIAAGATVLSHVNDSGFWLVGRFFGMDVKTTLKTWTVLETTLGLTIFVIALGVWAVG; from the coding sequence ATGACCCCTGTCTACGGCTCGGGCACCCTGCTGCTCATCGCCGCGCTCGCCGTCGCAGTCCTGCTCGTCCTCATCATCGTGCTGCGCATGCACGCCTTCGTGGCGCTCGTGCTCGTCAGCATGGGCACGGCCGTGGCAGCGGGGGTGCCGCTCGCGGACGTCCCGTCGGTCGCGATAGCGGCCTTCGGCAGCACGCTCGGCGCCGTGGCGCTGCTCGTCGGCCTCGGCGTGATGATCGGCCGGTTGCTGGAGGTGACCGGCGGTGCGCAGGTGCTGGCCGACACGCTGATCAGCCGCTTCGGGGAGAAGCGCGCACCCCTCGCGCTCGGCATCGCGGCGCTGCTCTTCGGCCTGCCGATCTTCTTCGACGCCGGCCTCGTGGTCTTCCTGCCGATCATCTTCTCGGTCGCCAAGCGCTTCGGCGGCTCGGTCCTGATGTACGCCCTGCCCGCGGCCGGCGCGTTCGCCGCGATGCACGCGATCGTCCCGCCCCACCCGGGTCCGGTCACCGCCGCCACCGAGATCGGCGCGAGCATCGGCCTCACGCTGCTGGTGGGCGTCGTGGCTGCCGTGGTCGCGTGGTTCGTCGGCGTGTACGCCGTCACGATCGGCTGGCTCGGCAAGGTGCACGTCCCGGTCGACGACTCGGTGCTCACCGGCGGCCGCGAGGTCGACGAGGGCACCCGGCCCGGCTTCGCCCACGTGCTCGGGATCCTGCTGCTCCCGGTCCTGCTGATCGCGGGCAACACGATCCTCACCACCCTGCGCACGAACGGGACGATCGCGGAGGATGGCGGCGTCGCGGACTTCTTCATCTTCATCGGCCAGACCCCGATCGCGCTTCTCATCGCGCTGCTGGTGGCGACCTACACCCTCGCGATCCGGCGCCACTCGCGCGCCGAGGTCGAGGGCCTGCTCAACGACGCGCTCGGCCCGATCTGCGCGATCATCCTCATCACCGGCGCGGGCGGCATGTTCGGCGGCGTGCTCCGCTACAGCGGCATCGGCGAGGCGCTGTCGGACTCCCTCGCGGACCTCGGGCTGCCGCTGATCGTCTCGGCCTTCGTCATCGCCACGATCCTGCGCGTCGCCCAGGGCTCCGCGACGGTCGCGCTGACCACCACGGCGGGCCTGCTGTCCGCGGCGGTGGCCGAGGCCGACCCGTCCTCGCTGCAGCTCGTCGCACTGGTCCTGGCCATCGCCGCCGGCGCGACCGTGCTCTCGCACGTGAACGACTCGGGCTTCTGGCTGGTCGGCCGGTTCTTCGGGATGGACGTCAAGACCACCCTCAAGACCTGGACGGTCCTGGAGACCACCCTCGGCCTCACGATCTTCGTGATCGCGCTGGGTGTGTGGGCGGTCGGATGA
- a CDS encoding WXG100 family type VII secretion target → MILSGNLSLDRAAHDAASSSMSARLAELDQRRRAAAATVDALLASWRGDAATHFSSRWQEWDGAATDVVDALSALLGAIDLARRDLEATDTGSAARGDQLSGRLG, encoded by the coding sequence ATGATCCTCTCGGGAAACCTCAGCCTCGACCGCGCCGCCCACGACGCGGCCTCGTCCTCGATGTCCGCGCGCCTCGCCGAGCTCGACCAGCGCCGTCGCGCCGCAGCTGCCACGGTCGACGCGCTGCTCGCCTCCTGGCGCGGCGACGCCGCGACGCACTTCTCCTCGCGCTGGCAGGAGTGGGACGGTGCCGCCACCGACGTCGTCGACGCGCTGTCGGCCCTGCTCGGCGCGATCGACCTCGCGCGGCGCGACCTCGAGGCCACCGACACCGGCAGCGCGGCGCGCGGCGACCAGCTCTCCGGGCGGCTCGGGTGA
- a CDS encoding matrixin family metalloprotease: MPRRHRSTSVSVVLTVALLAAIVLLHPSSQMQGVRRLVGLGAERVLTAPPIESLGGAYAFSATQPGSTAPVGWDPCTEVEYAVNPAGMPQGMRPLVERAVDRISAATGLAFEDAGDTDRRPFTGPLVRLGGGRPVVIGWGDDAEFPGLAGPVAGLGGAAAEDGAQGRRYYVTGGIVLDVEAFTDAAVAQQPRMVEAIVVHELAHVVGLDHVAEPMELMYADNTGQVELGPGDREGLARLGSVPCG, translated from the coding sequence GTGCCCCGCCGCCACCGCTCGACGTCCGTCTCGGTCGTCCTCACCGTGGCGCTGCTGGCAGCGATCGTGCTGCTCCACCCGTCGTCACAGATGCAGGGCGTGCGGCGCCTCGTCGGCCTCGGGGCGGAGCGCGTGCTGACCGCGCCGCCGATCGAGTCGCTCGGTGGGGCGTACGCCTTCTCCGCCACACAGCCCGGCTCCACGGCGCCGGTCGGGTGGGATCCGTGCACCGAGGTGGAGTACGCCGTGAACCCCGCCGGGATGCCCCAGGGGATGCGCCCCCTCGTCGAGCGGGCGGTCGACCGGATCTCCGCCGCGACCGGGCTGGCCTTCGAGGACGCCGGCGACACCGACCGTCGCCCCTTCACGGGCCCGCTCGTGCGGCTCGGCGGCGGCCGACCGGTGGTGATCGGCTGGGGCGACGACGCGGAGTTCCCGGGTCTGGCCGGTCCCGTCGCGGGCCTCGGCGGCGCGGCCGCCGAGGACGGCGCGCAAGGCCGGCGCTACTACGTCACCGGGGGGATCGTGCTCGACGTCGAGGCCTTCACCGACGCGGCGGTGGCCCAGCAGCCGCGGATGGTGGAGGCGATCGTGGTGCACGAGCTCGCCCACGTGGTCGGCCTCGACCACGTGGCGGAGCCGATGGAGCTGATGTACGCCGACAACACCGGTCAGGTGGAGCTGGGGCCGGGTGACCGTGAGGGTCTGGCACGGCTCGGGTCGGTGCCCTGCGGCTGA
- a CDS encoding WXG100 family type VII secretion target yields the protein MRAYDVDLDELRAAVLELAACQRGLLALAGEVDAAQEQLGAGWTGVASSAGAAAYDGWRRGCADMVTALAALRAIAEAADGHYSRAVESTVALWRQVSA from the coding sequence GTGAGGGCCTACGACGTCGACCTCGACGAGCTGCGCGCTGCGGTCCTCGAGCTGGCGGCCTGCCAGCGCGGGCTGCTGGCCCTCGCCGGGGAGGTCGACGCGGCGCAGGAGCAGCTCGGCGCCGGCTGGACCGGCGTCGCGAGCAGCGCCGGGGCGGCGGCGTACGACGGCTGGCGCCGCGGCTGCGCGGACATGGTCACCGCCCTCGCGGCGCTGCGCGCCATCGCCGAGGCGGCGGACGGGCACTACTCCCGCGCCGTCGAGTCGACCGTCGCACTCTGGCGCCAGGTCTCCGCCTGA